The following proteins come from a genomic window of Denitromonas sp.:
- a CDS encoding Yip1 family protein: MTLTDLPRMLVSEADGWRDVERLHPGVSKMLLAVVMPLSLLPPLMYAYANMAHPGQVFPLLEPPLGLTEAWVVGGVFFVVEVAMVFMMADLIRQITQSMAARPGFAQSFSLAAIAPVPLWLASLALLVPSLWFNLAVGALAWVGTVALIRHGVAPLLHVADQDQAHRVANRITLVGMAAWIGLVMMMALIVSAILGWR; this comes from the coding sequence ATGACACTCACCGATCTCCCCCGCATGCTGGTCTCGGAAGCCGACGGCTGGCGCGATGTCGAACGCCTGCATCCGGGCGTCAGCAAGATGCTGCTGGCCGTGGTGATGCCGCTGTCGCTGCTGCCGCCGCTGATGTACGCCTACGCCAACATGGCGCACCCCGGCCAGGTCTTTCCGCTGCTCGAACCGCCCCTGGGCCTCACCGAAGCCTGGGTTGTCGGCGGCGTGTTCTTTGTGGTCGAGGTGGCCATGGTGTTCATGATGGCCGACCTGATCCGCCAGATCACCCAGTCGATGGCGGCCCGCCCCGGCTTTGCGCAGAGCTTTTCGCTGGCGGCGATTGCGCCGGTGCCGCTGTGGCTTGCGTCGCTGGCGCTGCTGGTGCCGAGCCTGTGGTTCAACCTGGCAGTTGGCGCGCTGGCCTGGGTGGGCACGGTGGCGTTGATCCGCCACGGCGTGGCGCCATTGCTGCATGTGGCCGACCAGGACCAGGCGCACCGCGTGGCCAACCGCATCACGCTGGTCGGCATGGCCGCGTGGATTGGCCTGGTGATGATGATGGCCCTGATCGTCAGCGCCATCCTCGGCTGGCGCTGA
- a CDS encoding DUF4197 domain-containing protein produces MRTLIRTLAVLAIALPAWAGGLDSLTSSQTTAGLREALDQGARAAVSQLGQSGGFLNNPKVRIPLPGVLEKAKPILSMLGRGKDMDKLETAMNQAAEAAVPEAKTLLVDAVKQMSVDDAKAILTGGDDSVTRYFEAKTREALTGRFLPVVTAQTNRLSLAKQYNKLADKASATGLLEGDEASVEQYVTAKALDGLYLTIAEQERAIRQNPLQAAGSLAKQVFGALK; encoded by the coding sequence ATGCGAACACTGATCCGAACCCTGGCCGTGCTGGCCATCGCCCTGCCGGCCTGGGCCGGCGGCCTCGACAGCCTCACCAGCAGCCAGACCACCGCAGGCCTGCGTGAAGCACTCGACCAGGGCGCCCGCGCCGCCGTCAGCCAGCTGGGCCAGAGCGGCGGCTTCCTCAACAACCCCAAGGTGCGCATCCCCTTGCCCGGGGTGCTGGAAAAAGCCAAGCCGATCCTCTCCATGCTCGGTCGCGGCAAGGACATGGACAAGCTCGAAACGGCCATGAACCAGGCCGCCGAGGCGGCCGTGCCCGAGGCCAAAACCCTGCTCGTCGATGCGGTCAAGCAGATGAGCGTGGACGACGCCAAGGCCATCCTCACCGGCGGTGACGACTCGGTGACCCGCTACTTCGAGGCAAAGACCCGCGAAGCGCTCACCGGCCGCTTCCTGCCGGTGGTGACGGCGCAGACCAACCGCCTGTCGCTGGCCAAGCAGTACAACAAGCTGGCCGACAAGGCGAGCGCCACCGGCCTGCTCGAAGGCGACGAGGCCTCGGTCGAGCAGTATGTGACCGCCAAGGCGCTCGACGGGCTCTACCTCACCATCGCCGAGCAGGAGCGTGCCATTCGCCAGAACCCGCTGCAGGCGGCCGGTTCGCTCGCCAAGCAGGTGTTCGGCGCCTTGAAGTAA
- a CDS encoding TfoX/Sxy family protein: MVPASSDPLPDGPAELARLRNLGPASARMLATAGIFSADALRQLGAVAAFRRVRAVAPDASLNLLWALEGALSDRPWQDVARSERLRLLLALDDAGN; this comes from the coding sequence ATGGTGCCGGCGTCGTCTGATCCGCTGCCCGACGGGCCGGCCGAGCTGGCCCGTCTGCGCAACCTCGGGCCGGCCTCGGCCCGCATGCTCGCTACGGCGGGCATTTTTTCGGCCGACGCATTGCGCCAGCTCGGCGCCGTGGCGGCCTTTCGGCGGGTCCGCGCGGTGGCACCCGACGCCTCCCTCAACCTGCTGTGGGCACTCGAAGGCGCGCTGAGCGACCGCCCCTGGCAGGATGTGGCGCGCAGCGAGCGCCTGCGCCTGCTCCTTGCGCTCGACGACGCGGGCAATTGA
- the lipA gene encoding lipoyl synthase has translation METPSRKQRGAEKTARIPIKIVPAERLRKPEWIRIKLGSGEEVERFNEIKATLRDQKLHTVCEEASCPNIHECFGKGTATFMIMGDICTRRCPFCDVGHGRPDPLNADEPKDLASTVAAMRLNYVVITSVDRDDLRDGGAQHFVECIRAVREASPKTSIEVLVPDFRGRMDIALEIFDQAPPDVMNHNLETVPRLYKQARPGSDYAYSLELLKAFKARHPEVPTKSGLMVGLGETDDEILEVMRDLRAHDVEMLTIGQYLQPSGGHLPVLRYVHPDTFKMFETEALKMGFKNAACGPMVRSSYWADQQAHGAGVV, from the coding sequence ATGGAAACCCCGTCCCGCAAGCAGCGCGGCGCCGAAAAAACGGCCCGCATCCCGATCAAGATCGTGCCCGCCGAGCGCCTGCGCAAACCCGAGTGGATCCGCATCAAGCTCGGCAGCGGCGAAGAGGTCGAGCGCTTCAACGAGATCAAGGCCACGCTGCGCGACCAGAAGCTGCACACCGTGTGCGAGGAAGCCTCCTGCCCGAACATCCATGAATGCTTCGGCAAGGGCACGGCCACCTTCATGATCATGGGCGACATCTGTACCCGGCGCTGCCCCTTCTGCGACGTCGGCCACGGCCGTCCTGACCCGCTCAACGCCGACGAGCCCAAAGACCTCGCCAGCACCGTGGCCGCGATGCGCCTCAACTATGTGGTCATCACCTCGGTCGACCGCGACGACCTGCGCGACGGCGGCGCCCAGCACTTTGTCGAGTGCATCCGCGCCGTGCGCGAGGCCTCGCCCAAAACCAGCATCGAAGTGCTGGTGCCCGACTTCCGCGGCCGCATGGACATCGCCCTCGAGATCTTCGACCAGGCGCCGCCCGATGTAATGAACCACAACCTCGAGACCGTGCCCCGCCTCTACAAGCAGGCCCGCCCCGGTTCCGACTACGCCTACTCGCTCGAACTGCTCAAGGCCTTCAAGGCGCGCCACCCCGAGGTGCCGACCAAGTCCGGCCTGATGGTCGGCCTGGGCGAGACCGACGACGAAATCCTCGAAGTGATGCGCGACCTGCGCGCCCACGACGTCGAGATGCTCACCATCGGCCAGTACCTGCAGCCCTCCGGCGGCCACCTGCCGGTGCTGCGCTATGTGCACCCCGACACCTTCAAGATGTTCGAGACCGAAGCGCTCAAGATGGGCTTCAAGAACGCCGCCTGCGGGCCGATGGTCCGCTCCTCCTACTGGGCCGACCAGCAAGCCCATGGTGCCGGCGTCGTCTGA
- the lipB gene encoding lipoyl(octanoyl) transferase LipB — protein sequence MSAASCVRRDLGRVPYEPTWRQMQALNETRDASTPDELWVLEHPPVYTLGMAGKPEHLLRDTDIPMVRIDRGGQITYHGPGQIVVYLLIDLRRRGLKVRELVHLMEQALIDTLADDGLAAERQAGAPGVYIGGAKIAALGLRVKNGSSYHGLSLNVDMDLTPFTWINPCGYSGLQTTQLRDLGVGTEQAVVADRLIAHLERLLPPLRPGAPESTPD from the coding sequence GTGAGCGCGGCCAGCTGTGTGCGGCGCGACCTCGGCCGCGTCCCCTACGAGCCCACCTGGCGGCAGATGCAGGCGCTCAACGAAACCCGTGACGCCAGTACGCCCGACGAGCTGTGGGTGCTCGAGCACCCGCCGGTGTACACCCTCGGCATGGCCGGCAAGCCCGAGCACCTGCTGCGCGACACCGACATCCCCATGGTGCGCATCGACCGCGGCGGCCAGATCACCTACCACGGCCCCGGCCAGATCGTGGTTTATCTGCTCATCGACCTGCGCCGCCGTGGCCTCAAGGTGCGCGAGCTGGTGCACCTGATGGAGCAGGCGCTGATCGACACCCTGGCTGACGACGGCCTCGCCGCCGAGCGCCAGGCCGGTGCCCCCGGCGTGTACATCGGCGGCGCCAAGATTGCCGCGCTCGGCCTGCGGGTGAAAAACGGCAGCAGCTACCACGGCCTGAGTCTCAATGTCGATATGGACTTGACACCATTTACGTGGATCAACCCCTGCGGCTATAGTGGCCTGCAGACCACCCAGCTTCGCGACCTCGGCGTCGGCACCGAACAAGCCGTCGTCGCCGATCGCCTGATTGCCCATCTGGAGCGCCTGTTGCCGCCATTGCGGCCGGGTGCGCCGGAATCAACGCCCGATTGA
- a CDS encoding YbeD family protein, giving the protein MADEPRTSLIEFPCAFPLKIMGVKVDAFAQTVAEVVLRHDASFDPATIEMRPSSKGTYLSLTCTVWAVSQPQLDDLYRELSSHPMVKVVL; this is encoded by the coding sequence GTGGCGGATGAACCCAGGACCTCGCTGATCGAATTCCCCTGCGCCTTCCCGCTCAAGATCATGGGCGTGAAGGTCGACGCCTTTGCCCAGACCGTGGCCGAGGTGGTGCTCAGGCACGACGCCAGCTTCGACCCCGCCACCATCGAGATGCGCCCCTCCAGCAAAGGGACCTACCTGTCGCTGACCTGCACCGTGTGGGCGGTGTCGCAACCGCAGCTCGATGACCTCTACCGTGAGCTGAGCAGCCACCCGATGGTCAAGGTTGTCCTCTAG
- a CDS encoding D-amino acid aminotransferase, translating to MSVCYLNGEWMELSEARVSPMDRGFLFGDGAYEVLPAYSGKLFRLDEHLRRLEQTLSNLGLPNPKSRDEWRQVLRGIVERNPWPDQSIYLQVTRGVAEVRTHAYPAEVTPTVFLMSEALVSPSDEMRAAGVSAVSSADFRWLRCDLKTVSLLANCMLKQLAAEKGCMETVLFRDGFLTEGAASSIFVVHDGVLRVPPKSHLMLPGITYDVVLELARDRGMPFQVREVLEEEVRGADELWMTSSTKEVLPITRLDDRPVGKGKPGPMAAQMYEWYQDFKQGVMRRGG from the coding sequence ATGAGCGTGTGCTATCTCAACGGCGAATGGATGGAACTGTCCGAAGCGCGGGTGTCGCCGATGGACCGCGGCTTCCTCTTCGGTGACGGCGCCTACGAGGTGCTGCCGGCCTATTCCGGCAAGCTGTTCCGGCTCGACGAACACCTGCGCCGGCTCGAGCAGACGCTGTCCAACCTCGGCCTGCCCAATCCGAAGAGCCGCGACGAGTGGCGCCAGGTGCTGCGCGGCATCGTCGAGCGCAACCCCTGGCCCGACCAGTCGATCTACCTGCAGGTCACGCGCGGCGTGGCCGAGGTGCGCACCCATGCCTACCCGGCCGAGGTCACGCCCACCGTGTTCCTGATGAGCGAGGCGCTGGTGTCGCCCTCCGACGAGATGCGCGCGGCCGGCGTGTCGGCGGTCAGCTCGGCGGACTTCCGCTGGCTGCGCTGTGACCTGAAGACGGTGTCGCTGCTGGCCAACTGCATGCTCAAGCAATTGGCCGCCGAAAAGGGCTGCATGGAAACCGTGCTGTTCCGCGACGGCTTCCTCACCGAAGGCGCCGCCTCGAGCATCTTCGTGGTGCACGATGGTGTGCTGCGCGTTCCCCCCAAGAGCCACCTGATGCTCCCCGGCATCACCTATGACGTGGTGCTCGAACTGGCGCGCGACCGCGGCATGCCCTTCCAGGTGCGTGAAGTGCTCGAAGAAGAGGTGCGCGGCGCCGACGAGTTGTGGATGACCTCCTCGACCAAGGAGGTGCTGCCCATCACCCGCCTCGACGACCGCCCGGTCGGCAAGGGCAAGCCGGGGCCGATGGCCGCGCAGATGTATGAGTGGTATCAGGACTTCAAGCAGGGAGTGATGCGCCGTGGCGGATGA
- a CDS encoding septal ring lytic transglycosylase RlpA family protein, translated as MSPNLVRLLLVALAASLAACSSAPPTRSGGTEASVPKLPRTGGGYYKDDGPGDNVPPDLHAIPDAVPRDEPIHRASTRPYVVFGQGYTPMARRGAYRERGRASWYGRKFHGQRTSNGETYDMYAMSGAHKTLPLPSYAKVTNLANGKSVVVRINDRGPFHAGRIIDLSYAAAYKLGYLGQGSAEVEVEAVGPDDIPMLQAAAPAAPAVQVAAVAAPANDAVGESRVDPAAILNGELDTPSDATPMQRGGEGVYLQLGAFQTRDNAEGFRGHVMAELDWLRDRLAVFDEGGRYRLQAGPYASAEAARAVAARIADALDLQPFMVSR; from the coding sequence ATGAGTCCAAACCTTGTCCGATTGCTGCTCGTTGCCCTGGCGGCCTCGCTGGCCGCCTGCTCGAGTGCGCCACCGACACGGAGCGGCGGCACCGAGGCCTCGGTGCCCAAGCTGCCGCGCACCGGCGGCGGCTACTACAAGGATGACGGCCCCGGCGACAACGTGCCGCCCGACCTGCACGCCATCCCCGATGCCGTGCCGCGCGACGAACCCATCCACCGGGCCAGCACCCGGCCGTATGTGGTCTTTGGCCAGGGCTACACACCCATGGCCCGGCGCGGCGCCTACCGCGAGCGCGGCCGCGCCAGCTGGTATGGCCGCAAGTTTCACGGCCAGCGCACCTCCAACGGCGAAACCTACGACATGTACGCCATGAGCGGCGCGCACAAGACACTGCCGCTGCCCAGCTACGCGAAGGTCACCAACCTGGCCAACGGCAAGTCGGTGGTGGTGCGGATCAACGACCGCGGCCCCTTCCACGCCGGGCGCATCATCGATCTGTCCTATGCCGCGGCCTACAAGCTCGGCTATCTCGGCCAGGGCAGCGCCGAGGTCGAGGTCGAGGCGGTCGGGCCGGACGACATCCCGATGCTGCAGGCGGCCGCACCCGCGGCACCGGCGGTGCAGGTGGCGGCGGTGGCCGCGCCGGCGAACGATGCCGTGGGCGAATCGCGCGTTGACCCGGCGGCCATCCTCAATGGCGAGCTGGACACGCCATCGGACGCCACCCCGATGCAGCGCGGCGGCGAAGGGGTGTACCTGCAACTTGGCGCCTTCCAGACCCGCGACAACGCCGAAGGCTTTCGCGGCCATGTGATGGCCGAGCTCGACTGGCTGCGCGACCGCCTGGCGGTCTTTGACGAGGGGGGCCGCTATCGGCTCCAGGCCGGCCCCTATGCCAGCGCCGAGGCCGCGCGTGCGGTGGCGGCGCGCATTGCCGATGCGCTCGATCTGCAGCCTTTTATGGTGTCGCGTTGA
- the rodA gene encoding rod shape-determining protein RodA, with product MEFRLHPVALIRAILRPIDPPLFLLLTVLLAAALIIMQSASPARMEAQLVNTGVALALMWVTARIPAPRLLSLAMPLYVVGVVLLVGVALFGEISKGAQRWLDLGVARIQPSELMKIAMPLMLAWFFQQREGAIGFVEFVLAGVLLAVPVALIVTQPDLGTSLLVAAAGLYVIFFAGLSWKLIVPLVLVAVLGLGSIVAFGDTLCQPEVDWHVLREYQKHRVCTLLDPTSDPLGKGFHIIQSTIAIGSGGLFGKGWMLGTQTHLSFIPERHTDFIFAVMAEEFGLIGALALLVVLFLLLLRGLMIAAAAPTLGTRLLAGAITMIFFTYAFVNMGMVSGILPVVGVPLPFISYGGTALVTLCIGVGILMSIQRERALSQP from the coding sequence ATGGAATTCCGCCTGCACCCCGTGGCCCTGATCCGCGCCATTCTCCGGCCGATCGACCCGCCGCTGTTCCTGCTGCTCACCGTGCTGCTGGCTGCGGCGCTGATCATCATGCAGAGCGCCTCGCCGGCGCGCATGGAGGCGCAGCTGGTCAACACCGGCGTGGCGCTGGCGCTGATGTGGGTGACCGCGCGCATTCCCGCGCCGCGTCTGCTCTCGCTGGCCATGCCGCTGTACGTGGTGGGCGTGGTCTTGCTGGTCGGCGTGGCCTTGTTCGGCGAAATCTCGAAGGGCGCCCAGCGCTGGCTCGATCTGGGCGTGGCGCGCATCCAGCCCTCGGAACTGATGAAGATCGCCATGCCGCTGATGCTGGCCTGGTTCTTCCAGCAGCGCGAGGGGGCCATCGGCTTCGTTGAGTTCGTGCTCGCCGGTGTGCTGCTGGCGGTGCCGGTGGCGCTGATCGTCACCCAGCCCGACCTGGGCACCAGCCTGCTGGTGGCCGCGGCCGGCCTGTATGTGATCTTCTTCGCCGGCCTGAGCTGGAAGCTGATCGTGCCGCTGGTGCTGGTGGCGGTGCTCGGCCTGGGTTCGATCGTCGCCTTCGGCGATACCCTGTGCCAGCCCGAGGTGGACTGGCATGTGCTGCGCGAATACCAGAAGCACCGCGTGTGCACCCTGCTCGACCCGACCTCCGACCCGCTGGGCAAGGGCTTCCACATCATCCAGTCCACCATCGCCATCGGCTCCGGCGGGCTGTTCGGCAAGGGCTGGATGCTCGGCACGCAGACGCACCTGTCCTTCATCCCCGAGCGCCATACCGACTTCATCTTCGCCGTCATGGCCGAAGAGTTCGGCCTGATCGGCGCGCTGGCGCTGCTGGTGGTGCTGTTCCTGCTGCTGCTGCGCGGCCTGATGATTGCGGCGGCCGCGCCGACCCTCGGCACCCGCCTGCTGGCCGGCGCCATCACCATGATTTTCTTCACTTATGCCTTCGTGAACATGGGCATGGTCAGTGGTATCCTGCCCGTCGTCGGGGTGCCCCTGCCTTTCATCAGCTACGGTGGCACCGCCCTGGTGACCTTGTGCATCGGTGTCGGCATCCTGATGAGCATCCAGCGCGAACGTGCGCTCAGCCAGCCCTGA
- the mrdA gene encoding penicillin-binding protein 2 produces MTEFRSPDQEISRLRLRLVVAGLFMLVCLGLLAARFFYLQVVRFDYYHTRAEDNRIALVPVPPNRGAIVDRNGKVLARNFAAYTLDITPSQVEDLDDTIDRLAEIVDISDYDRRRFKKFREESKFFESVPIRTKLTDEEVARFIARRYLFPGVDVQARLFREYPQGDLFGHVVGYMGRINNRDVDHIEARGETANYRGTEHIGKRGLEESYEAELHGKTGSEQVEVDAGGRKVRLLSRRTAVPGNSLILTVDAGLQAVAHQAFGERRGALVAIEPSTGGVLALVSSPSFDPNLFVDGISVADWKGLNESPDRPLLNRAIYSAYPPGSTFKPFMGLAGLSTGKRTAQQAVADPGFFVFGGHRFMDDKIGGHGMVDLHTSIVQSCNTYYYMLANDLGIDGIADFMRPFGFGQLTGIDLPGESEGVLPSPDWKRKRFKKPGQQKWYGGETISVGIGQGYNAYTPLQLATALSALVNDGVMFKPHVVKYVVDPQTGARREVEPEPIRRIPLKPAHLAAVRAAMVDVNRTGTGARAFAGAEYTVGGKTGTAQVYSLKGTKYKEGNVAERLRDHSWFIAFAPADKPKIAMAVLVENGGFGSRSAAPIARQVIDYYLLGKRPAGQASEDEDAPADE; encoded by the coding sequence ATGACCGAGTTTCGCTCTCCCGACCAGGAAATCAGCCGCTTGCGGCTGCGGCTGGTGGTGGCCGGGTTGTTCATGCTGGTGTGTCTGGGGCTGCTCGCGGCGCGCTTCTTCTACCTGCAGGTGGTGCGTTTCGACTACTACCACACCCGCGCCGAAGACAACCGCATCGCCCTGGTGCCGGTGCCGCCCAACCGCGGCGCCATCGTCGATCGCAACGGCAAGGTGCTGGCGCGCAACTTCGCGGCCTATACGCTGGATATCACGCCGTCGCAGGTCGAGGATCTGGACGACACCATCGACCGGCTCGCCGAAATTGTCGATATTTCCGACTATGATCGGCGCCGTTTCAAGAAATTTCGCGAAGAAAGCAAGTTCTTCGAGAGCGTGCCGATCCGCACCAAGCTCACCGACGAAGAAGTCGCCCGCTTCATCGCGCGGCGCTATCTCTTCCCCGGGGTGGACGTGCAGGCGCGCCTGTTCCGCGAGTACCCGCAGGGCGACCTGTTCGGCCATGTGGTCGGCTACATGGGGCGGATCAACAACCGTGACGTCGACCACATCGAGGCCCGCGGCGAGACCGCCAACTACCGCGGGACCGAGCATATCGGCAAGCGCGGCCTGGAGGAGAGCTACGAGGCCGAGCTGCATGGCAAGACCGGCTCCGAGCAGGTCGAGGTGGATGCCGGCGGGCGCAAGGTGCGCCTGCTCAGCCGCCGCACCGCGGTGCCCGGCAACAGCCTGATCCTGACCGTCGACGCCGGCTTGCAGGCGGTGGCCCATCAGGCGTTCGGCGAACGGCGCGGCGCGCTGGTGGCGATCGAGCCGTCCACCGGCGGCGTGCTGGCGCTGGTGTCCTCGCCCAGCTTCGACCCCAACCTGTTCGTCGATGGCATTTCGGTGGCCGACTGGAAAGGGCTGAACGAGTCGCCCGATCGGCCGCTGCTCAACCGCGCCATCTACTCGGCCTACCCGCCCGGCTCCACCTTCAAGCCCTTCATGGGGCTGGCCGGTCTCAGTACCGGCAAGCGCACCGCGCAGCAGGCTGTCGCCGATCCGGGTTTCTTCGTGTTCGGTGGCCATCGCTTCATGGACGACAAGATCGGCGGCCACGGCATGGTGGATCTGCACACCTCCATCGTGCAGTCGTGCAACACCTACTATTACATGCTGGCCAACGACCTGGGCATCGACGGCATCGCCGACTTCATGCGCCCCTTCGGCTTCGGCCAGCTCACCGGCATCGACCTGCCCGGCGAGAGCGAAGGCGTGTTGCCCTCGCCCGACTGGAAGCGCAAGCGCTTCAAGAAGCCGGGCCAGCAGAAATGGTATGGCGGCGAGACCATCTCGGTCGGCATCGGCCAGGGCTACAACGCCTACACCCCGCTGCAGCTGGCCACCGCGCTGTCGGCGCTGGTTAACGACGGAGTGATGTTCAAGCCGCATGTGGTCAAGTACGTGGTCGACCCACAGACCGGCGCGCGGCGCGAGGTCGAGCCCGAGCCGATCCGCCGCATTCCGCTCAAACCGGCGCACCTGGCCGCCGTGCGCGCCGCGATGGTGGATGTGAACCGCACGGGCACCGGCGCGCGCGCCTTTGCCGGCGCCGAGTACACCGTTGGCGGCAAGACCGGCACGGCGCAGGTCTATTCGCTCAAGGGCACCAAGTACAAGGAAGGCAATGTCGCCGAGCGCCTGCGCGACCACTCGTGGTTCATCGCCTTCGCGCCGGCCGACAAGCCGAAGATCGCCATGGCGGTGCTGGTCGAGAACGGCGGCTTCGGCTCGCGCTCGGCCGCGCCGATCGCCCGCCAGGTGATCGACTACTATCTGCTGGGCAAGCGCCCGGCCGGCCAGGCGTCGGAAGACGAAGACGCCCCGGCGGACGAATGA
- the mreD gene encoding rod shape-determining protein MreD has translation MQPTHRSRRILRPVRIWFVYLSLFVALLLSYIPTGQLPGVPDWVALLLAFWCVRERQVVGMGAAFVFGVLVDIGHGAAMGQHALAYVLLAYAANAVSRRVLWFAPIQQSVQILPLLLGAQVVMVVVRMIAGAEFPGWSYFLSSATGALLWLPLHFVLLLPQYQPEDRDDNRPI, from the coding sequence ATGCAACCGACCCATCGCTCCCGCCGCATCCTCCGCCCGGTCCGCATCTGGTTTGTGTACCTGTCGCTGTTCGTCGCGCTGCTGCTGTCCTACATCCCGACCGGCCAGCTGCCGGGCGTGCCGGACTGGGTGGCCTTGCTGCTGGCCTTCTGGTGCGTGCGCGAGCGCCAGGTGGTCGGCATGGGCGCCGCCTTTGTCTTCGGCGTGCTCGTCGATATCGGCCATGGGGCGGCGATGGGGCAGCATGCGCTGGCCTACGTGCTGCTGGCCTATGCCGCCAACGCGGTGTCGCGCCGGGTGCTGTGGTTCGCCCCGATCCAGCAGTCGGTGCAGATCCTGCCGCTGCTGCTGGGCGCCCAGGTGGTGATGGTGGTGGTGCGGATGATCGCCGGTGCCGAGTTCCCCGGCTGGAGCTATTTCCTGAGCAGCGCGACCGGTGCGCTGCTGTGGTTGCCGCTGCATTTCGTGTTGTTGCTGCCGCAGTACCAGCCGGAAGACCGTGACGACAACCGGCCGATCTGA
- the mreC gene encoding rod shape-determining protein MreC, whose product MVGHAPPPIFRRGPAPRVRLWVFVIACLAMLVADLHFRYLEVVRQTLSVVLYPVEMAAATPAEFVRNASKYFATLIKVQRENREMRRKALADAERLLRQTDLEQENARLRGLLAMSERITVTSVAADVLYEARDVFSRKVIVDHGSQHDVTAGQVVVDELGVIGQVTRVYPIQSEVTLLTDKAQAVPVRVERTGQRGVVYGAGEGMLELRYLLANADVQPGDRLVTSGLDGLFLPGLPVARVVSVNRELQAFAQIVCEPVARVGHAAQVLILGRAQPAPERQVPPADKAKD is encoded by the coding sequence GTGGTAGGTCACGCTCCACCACCGATTTTCCGCCGTGGACCGGCGCCCCGGGTACGCCTGTGGGTGTTCGTCATCGCCTGCCTGGCGATGTTGGTGGCCGACCTGCATTTCCGCTATCTCGAAGTGGTGCGCCAGACCTTGTCGGTGGTGCTCTACCCGGTCGAGATGGCGGCCGCCACGCCGGCGGAGTTCGTCCGCAACGCCTCCAAGTACTTCGCCACCCTGATCAAGGTGCAGCGCGAAAACCGTGAGATGCGCCGCAAGGCGCTGGCCGACGCCGAGCGCCTGCTGCGCCAGACCGACCTGGAGCAGGAGAACGCCCGCCTGCGTGGGCTGCTGGCCATGTCGGAGCGCATCACCGTCACCTCGGTGGCGGCCGATGTGCTGTACGAGGCGCGCGACGTGTTCTCGCGCAAGGTGATCGTCGACCACGGCTCGCAGCACGATGTCACCGCCGGCCAGGTGGTGGTCGATGAACTGGGCGTGATCGGCCAGGTCACACGGGTCTATCCCATCCAGTCCGAGGTGACGCTGTTGACCGACAAGGCCCAGGCCGTTCCCGTGCGGGTCGAACGCACCGGCCAGCGCGGCGTGGTCTATGGCGCCGGCGAAGGCATGCTCGAGTTGCGTTACCTGCTGGCCAACGCCGATGTGCAGCCGGGCGATCGCCTGGTCACCTCCGGGCTCGACGGCCTGTTCCTGCCCGGCCTGCCGGTGGCGCGGGTGGTCAGCGTCAATCGTGAGCTGCAAGCCTTCGCGCAGATCGTCTGCGAGCCGGTGGCGCGGGTGGGCCATGCCGCGCAGGTGCTGATCCTCGGCCGCGCCCAGCCGGCGCCCGAGCGCCAGGTGCCGCCGGCGGACAAGGCAAAGGACTGA